The segment GTGGTTCCTATGGAATTACCGGAAAAGCTCGTTGTAGCGGGTTTCATTTTGGTAATACTAGGAGCGGCTATCCTTGGATTGATTGGACTGAGTGACGGGAACGGTTTCTTTTTTGTGTTCCCCTTCCTCTTTTTTGGAAATATGAGTGGTTCAATGCTTTTACCATTTATCGCCATTCTCATCCTCAATCTGGTGATATTCGGTGTGTTCCTATTTTGGAGTAGGCGCCTACTTGGTAGGGAACAGAAAGAAGAATATGCTTTATTGATTGAAGGAGAATGCGAGTTCTGTGGCGCGCCAATCCCAAAGGGATCGACATACTGCCCGGCTTGTG is part of the Candidatus Thorarchaeota archaeon genome and harbors:
- a CDS encoding zinc ribbon domain-containing protein encodes the protein MELPEKLVVAGFILVILGAAILGLIGLSDGNGFFFVFPFLFFGNMSGSMLLPFIAILILNLVIFGVFLFWSRRLLGREQKEEYALLIEGECEFCGAPIPKGSTYCPACGKSIREKDERTS